One genomic segment of Methanobacterium spitsbergense includes these proteins:
- a CDS encoding 30S ribosomal protein S19e — protein MTTIYDVPADSLISEVAKELNENKKIAPPEWATFVKTGVHKERRPDNPDWWYVRCASILRKVYMDGPVGINSLKTYYGGKKDRGTAPEKFKKGSGAVIRGALHQLEDAGYVRKVGEGRLVTPEGKSFLDKTSHKLKKDIPELSKY, from the coding sequence ATGACTACAATTTACGATGTGCCAGCAGATTCGCTCATCAGCGAAGTTGCAAAGGAGTTAAACGAAAACAAGAAAATAGCACCCCCAGAATGGGCAACATTTGTGAAAACAGGTGTTCATAAAGAGAGAAGACCCGACAACCCTGATTGGTGGTATGTGCGGTGTGCATCCATATTAAGAAAGGTTTACATGGATGGCCCTGTGGGTATAAACAGTCTTAAAACCTACTATGGTGGTAAAAAAGACAGAGGTACAGCACCTGAGAAATTCAAGAAGGGTAGTGGTGCAGTAATTAGAGGAGCATTACACCAGCTCGAGGACGCAGGATACGTCCGCAAAGTAGGTGAAGGAAGACTTGTAACTCCTGAAGGAAAATCATTCCTTGATAAAACATCCCATAAACTAAAAAAAGATATCCCTGAACTTTCCAAATATTAA
- a CDS encoding DNA-binding protein, whose protein sequence is MTDIDEIRRKRMQQLQQQQANQQSSQAAEQEQMRREMDAQKKQAIMQLLTPEARARLANIRLTKPEFVDQIEIQLIQLAQAGRVQSKITDDQLKELLRKLIGQKREINIKRSY, encoded by the coding sequence ATGACTGACATCGATGAAATAAGGCGTAAAAGAATGCAACAACTTCAGCAGCAGCAAGCTAATCAGCAATCTTCACAAGCCGCCGAACAAGAACAGATGCGCAGGGAGATGGATGCCCAAAAAAAACAGGCCATAATGCAATTACTTACACCAGAAGCCCGGGCAAGACTCGCTAATATTCGACTCACAAAACCAGAATTTGTGGATCAGATAGAGATTCAACTAATCCAACTCGCTCAAGCGGGACGTGTGCAATCTAAGATTACTGATGATCAGCTCAAAGAACTTCTTAGAAAACTCATTGGTCAGAAAAGAGAGATTAATATTAAAAGAAGTTATTAA
- a CDS encoding DUF7411 family protein translates to MKAGVLYSGGKDSSIIAVILKSLGYQVELVTVNFGFYPSWKAAAESSSKLGFKHRILKGEPDVLKDAVKTIINDGFPNNGINKVHTYALELIANDYSVVSDGTRRDDKVPKLDLNQIRSFEDRNGVEYINLGGLGHKSINHLSNALFHVKKELTSMENNSDYEIEIRFLISKLEGEELAFKIFPEHLQSRVIGWRENE, encoded by the coding sequence ATGAAGGCTGGTGTACTTTACAGTGGAGGAAAAGACAGTTCAATAATTGCAGTTATTCTAAAAAGTTTAGGATACCAAGTTGAATTGGTAACTGTTAACTTTGGATTTTATCCCTCATGGAAAGCAGCAGCAGAATCCTCATCAAAACTTGGGTTCAAACACCGAATTCTGAAAGGAGAACCTGATGTACTTAAAGATGCTGTGAAAACCATAATAAACGATGGGTTTCCCAACAACGGCATAAACAAAGTACATACATACGCACTTGAACTTATAGCTAATGATTATTCAGTTGTTTCCGATGGAACAAGGCGAGATGATAAGGTTCCAAAACTCGATTTAAACCAAATTAGAAGTTTTGAAGATAGAAATGGTGTTGAATACATTAATCTTGGAGGATTAGGTCATAAATCCATAAATCATCTTTCAAATGCTCTATTCCATGTAAAAAAAGAGTTAACAAGCATGGAAAATAATTCTGACTATGAGATAGAGATAAGATTTCTTATTTCAAAACTTGAAGGTGAAGAGCTAGCCTTTAAAATATTCCCAGAACATTTACAATCAAGAGTAATAGGATGGAGAGAAAATGAGTAG
- a CDS encoding 50S ribosomal protein L39e produces MSRNKPCAKKLRLSKATKQNRRVPLWVMLKTSRKVRTHPKMRQWRRSKVKA; encoded by the coding sequence ATGAGTAGAAATAAACCATGTGCAAAGAAATTAAGACTTTCAAAAGCCACAAAACAAAACAGACGCGTACCTCTATGGGTAATGCTTAAAACATCAAGAAAAGTCCGGACTCATCCGAAGATGAGGCAATGGAGAAGAAGTAAAGTCAAAGCATAG
- a CDS encoding 50S ribosomal protein L31e, whose amino-acid sequence MERVYIIPLRDVKRVPRTIRSPKAIRLVREFLKKHMKSDDIKIDTSVNEKIWERGIQKVPPKIKVKAVKEEDGSVSVTLVE is encoded by the coding sequence ATGGAAAGAGTTTACATTATCCCATTAAGGGATGTTAAAAGAGTACCGAGGACCATAAGGTCTCCTAAGGCAATTAGATTGGTAAGAGAATTCCTAAAAAAACACATGAAATCTGATGATATCAAAATAGATACCTCTGTTAACGAGAAAATATGGGAGAGAGGAATTCAAAAGGTACCACCAAAAATCAAAGTGAAGGCAGTAAAGGAAGAGGATGGTTCTGTATCAGTCACCTTAGTAGAATAG
- a CDS encoding translation initiation factor IF-6 yields MIRRINIGGSPNLGVSISATEKIAITPTNILDGMVDLITECLDVSVIKTPISGSNLTGALTCGNSNGVVVSKYAFDNELEIIREEGIEVERIPDKLTAVGNIILANDFGALVHPLISDKAIETISHVLDVEVQRGSIANFKITGSVARATNKGVLVHPAASEDEIEFIEKLFKTPVDVGTVNNGTQLVGACAVANSKGVMVGLNTTGPELARIEEAFGFLEGYL; encoded by the coding sequence ATGATTAGAAGGATTAATATTGGCGGAAGCCCAAATCTTGGCGTTTCAATATCAGCCACAGAAAAAATTGCTATTACTCCTACAAATATATTGGATGGAATGGTTGATTTGATAACAGAATGTTTAGATGTTTCGGTTATCAAAACCCCTATCAGTGGAAGTAACTTGACTGGGGCCTTAACATGCGGAAATTCAAATGGTGTAGTTGTTTCAAAGTATGCCTTTGACAATGAGTTAGAAATAATCAGAGAAGAAGGAATTGAAGTTGAGAGAATACCAGACAAACTCACTGCAGTAGGAAATATTATCCTTGCAAATGACTTTGGGGCACTCGTGCATCCACTTATCTCAGATAAAGCCATTGAAACAATATCCCATGTTTTAGACGTTGAAGTTCAAAGAGGAAGTATAGCAAATTTTAAAATTACAGGATCAGTTGCAAGAGCAACCAACAAAGGAGTATTAGTACATCCAGCTGCTAGCGAGGATGAAATTGAATTTATTGAAAAATTATTCAAAACTCCTGTAGATGTGGGAACCGTTAACAACGGAACACAACTTGTAGGTGCTTGTGCAGTAGCCAACTCAAAGGGAGTTATGGTGGGACTGAACACAACAGGTCCTGAACTTGCAAGAATAGAGGAAGCATTTGGTTTTCTTGAGGGATATTTATGA
- the rpl18a gene encoding 50S ribosomal protein L18Ae, translated as MKTKIFRVQGKFMMGQGLKHFTKELKAISEDDIREKIYSEFGSKHRIGRSKIFIDDIKEISIEESVDPIIKALSNR; from the coding sequence ATGAAGACAAAGATATTTAGAGTTCAGGGAAAATTTATGATGGGCCAAGGCCTTAAACACTTCACAAAAGAGTTAAAAGCTATAAGTGAAGACGACATACGTGAAAAAATATATTCTGAGTTTGGAAGCAAACATAGGATAGGTAGAAGCAAGATATTCATTGATGATATCAAAGAGATCTCTATTGAAGAATCTGTAGATCCAATCATCAAAGCATTATCCAACAGGTGA
- the pfdA gene encoding prefoldin subunit alpha, with product MEDKQRLEALVNELNTYQGQAEVLQQQIDTLNATITELQVAMDTLETVKGEDNKETLVPIGAGSFLITELKNTEEVIIGLGAGVAVKKTVDDAKETIAEQKKELEELKEKMASDLQKITEYIMQRSPEAEELMQKVEGEV from the coding sequence ATGGAAGATAAACAAAGACTTGAAGCGTTGGTGAATGAACTGAATACATATCAAGGACAGGCAGAAGTACTTCAGCAACAAATCGATACTTTAAACGCAACAATTACCGAACTCCAAGTTGCTATGGACACTTTGGAAACTGTTAAAGGAGAAGATAATAAAGAAACACTAGTACCAATAGGTGCAGGATCCTTCCTTATAACAGAATTAAAAAATACTGAAGAAGTCATAATTGGTCTTGGAGCAGGGGTTGCTGTTAAAAAGACAGTAGATGATGCTAAAGAAACTATAGCCGAACAAAAGAAAGAACTTGAAGAGCTTAAAGAAAAAATGGCATCGGATCTTCAAAAGATAACCGAATACATAATGCAGAGGAGTCCTGAAGCAGAGGAACTAATGCAGAAAGTTGAAGGAGAAGTCTAA